DNA sequence from the Thermococcus gammatolerans EJ3 genome:
TCCTGCTCTATTGGGTTCTGGGTCGCTATGACTATGAAGGGCTTTGGAAGCTCGTATGTGTTGCCCTCTATGGTAACTTGCCTCTCCTGCATTGCCTCGAGCAGAGCGCTCTGTGTCTTCGGAGGGGCCCGGTTTATTTCATCGGCCAGCAGAACGTTGGTGAAAACGGGTCCCCTCTTGAACTCGAACTCGAGTGTCTTCTGGTTGAAGATGGAAACGCCAAGGATATCACTTGGAAGGAGGTCTGGCGTGAACTGAACGCGCCTGAACTCCACCCCCAATGCCCTGGCAAAGCTCTTGGCCATTAGGGTCTTTGCTAAACCGGGCAAATCCTCGAGTAGGATATGGCCGTCTGCCAATATCGTCGTCAGTATGAGCCTTAGCACCTCGTCCTTTCCTACTATCGCCTTCTTAACCTCCCCGAGTACCTCTTTACCCTTCAGCTCAACCTCTTCCACCTTCATCAATATCCACCTCAACAACGTTCAAAGCCTTCTCAAGGTTCTCCAAAAAATTCCCCTCCTTCCTTATCAGGAGAATGGCCTCGTTGGGCTCCTCGTGAAGCTTCCTGTACGTTTCAGCCTGATTATCGGAGAGCGTCATGTAGATCTCGATTATCTGCTCCTCAAGGATCGACCTCGAAACGGGGCTTTCCTTGGCCTTTTCAATTATCTTGGTGACTCTCTCAACCTCATCTTTTCTCTCCCCAACTTCCTTCCTGTGCATTGAGGGATACGCTATCCTCAGCTCCTCCCCGAAGAGATAGGCGAGCGTGATGACCGAGAGCAGGAGGACTGAGAGCCATCGGAGGACGTAAGCCCCGAAGACTATCCCGCCGATCAGGGGCAGGGCTATGAGGATCAGGAAGGATCTACGTATTCTCATCCATCTCCCTCCTCATTTCCCTGTAGGCTTTCAGGGCCCTCTCTGCGTCCTCCCACGTCACCTTCTCGGGGGCGTACTTGGCCTTCTCAAAAAGTCTTGTCAGCTCAATGAAGATCTCTTTCCTGAACCCCACTCTCTGAGCGTGTTCCCAGTGCGTCCAGCTCTCCCTGTACGGAACGCCGAGGTACTCGAGCCAGAGGACGGCGTTCTTGTATATGCCCACGATCGCGTCCCTTGGGTTGTCAAAGGCTTCTAATCCCTCCTCGTGGAGCTTTCTGTCGAAGGCTTCGGCTTTGAGCTTGATAGCCTTTCTTTTCCTCCTCCGGATAATCTCCCGGTAGTAGTTTGTCCCCCAGATCACCAGGAAAATCACGAAGGCAACCCCGATCGTGTAGCCTATCCACACAGGGAAGCTAAACGTTCCCCCCTCTTTAGCCTGGTGAGGACTGACGTTGTAGGACTGTGGTGTCCCGATCACACCGGGGGTGTTGGTCGTATTGTTCGCTGTGGCATTAAGGGGGAGCGGATGACCGCCTCCGGCGAGTATCTGAAGAACCGCACCGAAGAAGAGAGCGGTCACGAAAAACGCTATTGCCCGGGTGAATGCCCTTCCATCCTTGTAGAGATCCTTTCTCTTGCCCGGAACATCGCGCCAGCTCAGGAAGAGCAGGAGGACTATCATCATGGAAGCTATTGCTGCCACTGAGATTATTATGGACCAGATGGCTGGACTTGAGCTGCTTCTCTCGATCTCCCCCTGTCTCACCGTGGAATGGAATAGGAGTGCCATGAGGAGCAGGATTCCGAGCATCACCGTGAGGGCTTTCGTTCTGATTGACATTTGCCTCAGTTCCATCCTTTGGGGTTGCCCTTTAAATTGTTTTCATTCCGGTAACGTTAAAACGTCCTCCCGTGATGAGTTCTCCGGGTGGGACCATGGAGAGGCTTCCGAGGCTCTACGTTGAGACGTCCTTCGAGGAATGTTTTGCTGGCGAAAAGGCCGTTGAGGACTGCGTTGTGATCATGGACAACGTTGAAGTCTGGCTCGGAAAGGGCGAAGCCCTGCCCGGTTTCATCGACGTGGAAAGGTCAAAGTTCCTCAGAAGGGAAGTGTACGATCGCTTTTACCTCTACGTGGACAGGGTTGAGAGCAGAATGCTCGCGGACGCAATTCTGGTCCTTCCGGACGGCAGGACGAGGATATACCTCAGAAAGGGTGACGAGCTTCTCTTACTGCCCGTAGAGGGCTTCACAAAAACCCTCATCGCGAACGTTGGAAACCGGGTCAGGACGGGGGACGCTTTTGCGGCAGTCACGACAAGAAAGGGTGAAGTTCACTACCTCAAACCTCCAAAAAGCGGCACAGTGGTGTTCATAGACGAGATAACGAACAGGCCACACTACGTCTACTATATCCTTCCCGAGGAGTGACCACTCTTTCCCATTTTTGTTCCAAAGGTTTATAAACCCGGCCGGCGAGTTCCGATGAAAGCAATTTTGGAGTTGAAGGAAATGAAGGTTGAACGTGGTGATTTTGTTCTGTTTAACTACGTTGGAAGGTACGAGAACGGTGAGGTTTTTGACACCTCCTACGAGAGCGTTGCCCGGGAGCAGGGGATATTCGTGGAGGAAAGGGAGTACTCACCCATAGGCGTTACGGTTGGTGCCGGCGAGATAATCCCGGGTATAGAGGAGGCCCTCTTGGGCATGGAGCTCGGGGAGAAGAAGGAGGTCGTAGTACCCCCTGAGAAGGGCTACGGTATGCCCCGGGAGGATCTAATAGTACCGGTTCCTATCGAGCAGTTTACCTCGGCCGGCCTCGAGCCAGTGGAGGGAATGTACGTCATGACGGATGCTGGCATAGCAAAGATCCTGAAGGTTGAAGAGAAGACCGTTAGGCTTGACTTCAACCACCCCCTCGCGGGGAAAACTGCGATCTTTGAGATCGAGGTCGTTGAAATAAAGAAGGCCGGAGAGGCCTGATTTCTTTTTTCAAAAGCTCAGGTTCACGTACTTCATTCCTTGGAAGACGAGGGCCCCCATTATGGCCAGCATTATGCCGTACTTTATCCCCGCCGAGAACTTGCCCTCCCTGATAACTCCTATTCCAAGCCCTGACACTATTGCCTGGATTACGACGAAACCAAGCAGTATGTTCAGAACCGTTGGGATCTGCGCCTTTGCTGGCCCTTGAACCATTATCCCCATCAGCTTCCCAACCGTTCCGATGATGGCGGGCCCAACGAAGCCGCTGGTTATGATGAAGAACATCATCTGCATTCCGGTTGATGCCTTTCTCTCCTGCTTTATCCTGAGTATCTCACGGACGTCGTTGGCAACGTAGACTAGGACGTCACTCATCGGGGCGCCCCTCTCAAGGGCCTCGATGATGATCATGAGTGATCTGTATACCACCGGGGACTTCCTGTTCCTCACAGCCATAACCTTAAGTGCCTCGACCGTTGAACGGCCCTTTCTGATCTCGCCCACGACCCTCTTGAACTCATCCGTTAGGGCCCCAAACTTTGCGGTTGTGAGGTCTTCGAGTGCCTCAGAGAAAGATATGCCCGCCCTAAGGGAGCTGGCCAGATAAAAGAACGCGTCCGGGAGGTGTTTCTCCATCTCCTCTATCCTCTTGGATACCCTCCAGTAAGGATAGGCAAACGCCATGCCCACGAAAACGGCCACAAGCGTTACAAGGGCGTAGAAGGTATTTGACAGTATCAGGACGACGGCTGCAAAGATAATCGACAGGAGGATCGAGATTATGAGGTACTCTATTGCCAGAAACTCTATTCCTGCGGAGTATATGAAGAGCTCGTAGCGTTTTATCCACTTCGCCGGCAGGATTCGCTCAAGGATCCTCGTGAGCAGGACTGCTATTCCTCCAGATTCCCTCGGCATTCACTTCACCTCGGCTCACCGCGCTTTATCATGGTAACTATTATCAGGGACAGCATCGGAAACGCGAAGAGCAGTATGACCGCCAGTGCTGAGGGTGAGAGTGCCAGGGTCCCCCCTCCCCCTTGGGCGCTGAAGGCCGAGCCGGCGAGTATGGCCACGATGAACATCGTTGGCATGACTATTGTCATGAACATGTATATGAACGCTATACCGTTTACCTTCTGCACGTATTCAACCAGCTTCATCCTGTACTCGAAGGCAAAGTCTTCCGCCATCTTGTAGAGTATCTCCGCGAGGTTTCCACCGAACTTTATTGCCCTGAGGATCTGCTTCACAACCCTGCTCACGTTCTCGGAGCCCATCTTTTCCTCGAACCTCTCGAGTGCCTCCTCGAAGGATGCTCCCGCTCGCATATCCCTTACTATGAGTTCGAACTCCTCCGAGGCAACGCCATAATCCGCTTTGGCAACAGAAACCAGGGCCTCCGCTATACCAACTCCCGCGCTCAGGAGGGAAGCTATGTGCCTGAGAACGTAGGGGAGGGCCTTTTCGACCTCCGCAACCCTGCGCCTCCACACCATCCTCGGGTAGTGTCTCATGTAGAGGAAGCCGCCTATGAAACCCAGGAGTCCGAGCATCATTGATGTGAAAACGTCCATCTCGAGCAACAGTCCGAAGGCTAGCGAGAACGCTC
Encoded proteins:
- a CDS encoding type II secretion system F family protein gives rise to the protein MPRESGGIAVLLTRILERILPAKWIKRYELFIYSAGIEFLAIEYLIISILLSIIFAAVVLILSNTFYALVTLVAVFVGMAFAYPYWRVSKRIEEMEKHLPDAFFYLASSLRAGISFSEALEDLTTAKFGALTDEFKRVVGEIRKGRSTVEALKVMAVRNRKSPVVYRSLMIIIEALERGAPMSDVLVYVANDVREILRIKQERKASTGMQMMFFIITSGFVGPAIIGTVGKLMGIMVQGPAKAQIPTVLNILLGFVVIQAIVSGLGIGVIREGKFSAGIKYGIMLAIMGALVFQGMKYVNLSF
- a CDS encoding type II secretion system F family protein — its product is MGVIESFLNFLERLGGTTLEVTEKPVRRLPRRKSIQERLRALKEIQKETEESKESERERELEEILEWRRKEITTSFGERLAEAFLRRFKGPVESLTKSIKGLDYDLYRANIRMSKEKYVALMIITSIFLGAFSLAFGLLLEMDVFTSMMLGLLGFIGGFLYMRHYPRMVWRRRVAEVEKALPYVLRHIASLLSAGVGIAEALVSVAKADYGVASEEFELIVRDMRAGASFEEALERFEEKMGSENVSRVVKQILRAIKFGGNLAEILYKMAEDFAFEYRMKLVEYVQKVNGIAFIYMFMTIVMPTMFIVAILAGSAFSAQGGGGTLALSPSALAVILLFAFPMLSLIIVTMIKRGEPR
- a CDS encoding DUF4129 domain-containing protein, which codes for MELRQMSIRTKALTVMLGILLLMALLFHSTVRQGEIERSSSSPAIWSIIISVAAIASMMIVLLLFLSWRDVPGKRKDLYKDGRAFTRAIAFFVTALFFGAVLQILAGGGHPLPLNATANNTTNTPGVIGTPQSYNVSPHQAKEGGTFSFPVWIGYTIGVAFVIFLVIWGTNYYREIIRRRKRKAIKLKAEAFDRKLHEEGLEAFDNPRDAIVGIYKNAVLWLEYLGVPYRESWTHWEHAQRVGFRKEIFIELTRLFEKAKYAPEKVTWEDAERALKAYREMRREMDENT
- a CDS encoding DUF2118 family protein; the protein is MERLPRLYVETSFEECFAGEKAVEDCVVIMDNVEVWLGKGEALPGFIDVERSKFLRREVYDRFYLYVDRVESRMLADAILVLPDGRTRIYLRKGDELLLLPVEGFTKTLIANVGNRVRTGDAFAAVTTRKGEVHYLKPPKSGTVVFIDEITNRPHYVYYILPEE
- a CDS encoding FKBP-type peptidyl-prolyl cis-trans isomerase, which encodes MKVERGDFVLFNYVGRYENGEVFDTSYESVAREQGIFVEEREYSPIGVTVGAGEIIPGIEEALLGMELGEKKEVVVPPEKGYGMPREDLIVPVPIEQFTSAGLEPVEGMYVMTDAGIAKILKVEEKTVRLDFNHPLAGKTAIFEIEVVEIKKAGEA